The Fervidibacillus albus genome contains a region encoding:
- a CDS encoding CDP-glycerol glycerophosphotransferase family protein codes for MEQIKGENLQNMEKLKLIPTLLIKVLVRFLYKIFCVIFPVNDKKVIFASYRSNEFQGNLLYLKNELDKIDPDYKVKILFKKFTPTIYGRFIYVFHMFKAIYHIATSSFVFIDDFYFPLYLIKLRKETKVIQVWHAAGAFKKFGYSTIGKSFGPSENYLKHVKVHSNYTYAVVSTEEVVPYYAEAFNMKEEKVLPLGVPRTDFILQEKNQSSVKKKLYKYYPQLNKKKLILYAPTFRGGSHEHGAVPLDLFLNIEKLQKELESDYALIIKLHPYVSQSLPEKGMNDFVFQLDDKFNTEEILLLSDILITDYSSIIFDYSLLERPIGFLATDLDQYIKERDFYYEYESFVPGPIFENTDELLVWIKSGKFNIEKVRSFSKRFFSFRDGKASERILKNILK; via the coding sequence TACCAACACTATTAATTAAAGTGTTGGTTCGCTTTTTATATAAAATATTTTGTGTGATTTTTCCTGTGAATGATAAAAAAGTAATTTTTGCATCTTATAGATCAAATGAATTTCAAGGGAATTTATTGTATTTGAAAAATGAACTCGATAAGATTGATCCCGATTATAAAGTGAAAATATTGTTTAAAAAGTTTACTCCTACAATTTACGGGAGATTTATTTATGTTTTTCATATGTTTAAAGCAATTTACCATATTGCGACATCGTCTTTTGTGTTTATTGATGATTTTTATTTTCCTCTTTATTTAATCAAATTAAGAAAAGAGACGAAAGTAATTCAAGTATGGCATGCAGCTGGTGCATTTAAAAAATTTGGATATAGTACAATTGGTAAATCCTTTGGACCGAGCGAGAATTATTTAAAGCATGTTAAAGTTCACTCGAATTACACATATGCGGTGGTAAGCACCGAAGAAGTTGTACCATATTATGCCGAAGCATTCAATATGAAAGAAGAAAAAGTCTTGCCACTGGGCGTTCCGAGGACAGACTTTATACTTCAAGAAAAAAATCAATCATCGGTGAAAAAGAAATTATATAAGTATTATCCACAACTTAATAAAAAGAAACTTATTTTATACGCGCCGACATTTAGGGGAGGAAGCCATGAACATGGAGCAGTTCCTCTTGATCTTTTCTTAAATATAGAGAAACTACAAAAAGAATTAGAATCAGATTATGCTTTAATTATTAAACTTCATCCTTACGTGAGCCAGTCCCTTCCGGAAAAGGGAATGAATGATTTTGTATTCCAATTAGACGACAAGTTTAATACCGAAGAAATTTTATTGTTATCAGATATATTAATTACAGATTATTCATCTATCATATTTGATTATAGCTTGCTTGAAAGGCCGATTGGATTTTTAGCCACAGACTTGGACCAATATATTAAGGAAAGGGATTTTTATTATGAATATGAATCCTTTGTACCCGGTCCAATTTTTGAAAATACGGACGAACTGCTCGTCTGGATAAAATCCGGGAAATTTAATATTGAGAAAGTACGTTCTTTTTCGAAGCGATTCTTTTCTTTTAGAGATGGAAAAGCAAGTGAAAGAATATTAAAGAATATATTAAAATAG